One part of the Aurantibacillus circumpalustris genome encodes these proteins:
- a CDS encoding sterol desaturase family protein has product MNEFREELLIKLSIPIYALVIGLEIFYSYWHDKKYYSTKGILSNIYLTALNFSLDILVRGICLGVLWYFYQFKFTEVNKEIHPLLYWSVLLVAQDFLFYWLHRVDHYCRLFWAVHVTHHSSEEFNLTVGFRSSVFQPLYRFIYFIPLSFVGFDPLDVMFMYAATQIFGILIHTKTVDKLGFLEWFFSTPSHHRVHHACNIKYLDKNMGMVFIIWDRLFGTFEEEKEEVVYGLTSNLKSYNPVNMVFHEWKNILSDIIKKKAPLKAKIMYVFGPPGWSHDGSTKTSRQLRAELKNKNKH; this is encoded by the coding sequence ATGAACGAATTTAGAGAAGAGCTACTAATTAAACTTTCTATTCCGATTTATGCTCTTGTAATTGGACTGGAAATTTTCTATAGTTATTGGCATGATAAAAAATATTATTCTACCAAAGGAATTTTATCAAACATATATTTAACTGCGCTTAATTTTTCTTTGGATATTTTGGTGCGTGGAATTTGTCTTGGAGTACTCTGGTATTTTTACCAATTTAAATTCACAGAAGTTAATAAAGAGATTCATCCGTTATTATATTGGAGTGTACTTTTAGTTGCTCAGGATTTTCTTTTTTATTGGTTACATCGCGTAGACCATTACTGTCGCTTATTTTGGGCGGTGCATGTTACACATCATTCATCGGAAGAATTTAATTTAACTGTTGGTTTTCGATCTTCCGTTTTTCAACCTCTGTATCGTTTTATTTATTTTATTCCACTTTCATTTGTAGGATTTGATCCTTTGGATGTGATGTTTATGTACGCAGCTACGCAAATATTCGGAATTTTAATTCACACCAAAACCGTTGACAAGCTTGGTTTCTTAGAATGGTTCTTTTCAACGCCTTCGCATCACCGTGTGCACCACGCCTGTAACATAAAATATCTTGATAAAAACATGGGGATGGTTTTTATTATTTGGGATCGTTTGTTTGGCACTTTTGAAGAAGAAAAAGAAGAGGTTGTATATGGTTTAACAAGTAATTTAAAATCCTACAATCCTGTCAACATGGTTTTTCATGAGTGGAAAAATATTCTCAGCGATATTATAAAAAAGAAAGCGCCACTCAAAGCTAAAATTATGTACGTATTTGGTCCGCCAGGATGGAGTCACGATGGCAGCACAAAAACAAGCAGACAATTACGCGCTGAACTAAAAAACAAAAACAAGCATTGA
- a CDS encoding AAA domain-containing protein translates to MAKLSAVERLKHVKTLLKIERDEDYRLYKELFLRVNLEQRKKNGVTWYPIKINNEELGSGELLHLEIERTSQIDKPHQFSSGKNVSLFSNQQNETHEITGTIKSVSKNSLKLIIHCDELPDWCYEGKLGLNIQFDDNSYNEMQRALDQVIDAKHNRVAELREMIEGELPLTFEKINDELLIPQLNLSQNRAIRHVMSVKDIGVVHGPPGTGKTTSLVQAIRLTLQTEKQVLVCAPTNSAVDLLTEKLVELGIDVLRLGHPARMAEELLASSMDGKISSSPYYKDIKNLRRNAEEYFKMAGKYKRKFGKEEAQQRAALYTEAKNCIKEARLLEDFIVDELFKTSQVICCTPVTSTHRALVRKRFDTLFFDEASQALEPMVWIPLLKCKRLILSGDHFQLPPVVKSIEAKRGGLDETLLDKCISLKDSVVLLNRQYRMNTAIMGFSNSYFYKNELIADETVATHVLVNDEESYLSKSIEFIDTAGCSFDEIQNPETLSYSNPKEGNILFKHLQQLLIDYSTQTDLASISIGIISPYKEQREWLKENITQLELEKGKLSSLSVKTIDGFQGEERDVIYISLVRSNDNHEIGFLNDLRRMNVAITRAKKKLVVIGDSATIASSDFYQSFLEYCEKNGMYRTAWEWAN, encoded by the coding sequence ATGGCAAAACTATCCGCCGTCGAGCGTTTAAAGCACGTTAAAACCTTATTAAAAATTGAACGTGACGAAGATTATCGTTTATACAAAGAACTATTTTTACGTGTAAATCTTGAGCAACGAAAAAAAAACGGCGTCACCTGGTACCCCATAAAAATAAATAACGAAGAGTTAGGCTCAGGTGAACTTTTGCATTTAGAAATTGAACGCACGTCGCAAATTGACAAACCACATCAATTCAGTTCTGGAAAAAACGTAAGTCTCTTTAGCAATCAGCAAAACGAAACGCATGAAATAACCGGCACAATTAAATCAGTTTCTAAAAATTCTTTGAAGCTTATTATTCACTGTGATGAACTGCCCGACTGGTGCTACGAAGGAAAACTAGGTTTAAATATACAATTCGACGATAACAGTTATAACGAAATGCAACGCGCTTTGGATCAGGTGATAGATGCAAAGCACAACCGAGTTGCCGAATTGAGAGAAATGATAGAAGGGGAGTTACCGCTGACTTTTGAAAAAATAAATGATGAGCTTTTGATTCCTCAGCTAAATTTATCACAAAACAGAGCGATTCGCCATGTAATGTCTGTGAAAGATATCGGCGTAGTGCATGGTCCGCCCGGCACAGGAAAAACAACAAGTTTAGTACAAGCGATTCGCTTAACCTTACAAACAGAAAAACAAGTTTTGGTATGTGCACCAACTAATTCAGCAGTAGATCTTTTAACAGAAAAATTAGTTGAACTAGGGATCGATGTATTACGTTTAGGTCACCCCGCGCGTATGGCTGAAGAATTGCTCGCTAGCAGCATGGATGGAAAAATTTCCTCCTCACCTTATTACAAAGACATAAAAAATCTACGCCGAAATGCTGAAGAGTATTTCAAAATGGCTGGTAAATATAAACGGAAGTTTGGAAAAGAAGAAGCGCAGCAACGAGCAGCTCTTTATACAGAAGCTAAAAATTGCATTAAGGAAGCGCGTTTGCTAGAAGATTTTATTGTAGATGAATTATTTAAAACTTCCCAGGTAATTTGCTGTACTCCTGTAACAAGTACACACAGAGCACTTGTTCGAAAACGGTTTGATACTTTGTTTTTTGATGAGGCTTCTCAAGCACTAGAACCAATGGTGTGGATTCCGCTTTTAAAGTGTAAGCGTTTGATTTTATCAGGTGATCATTTTCAATTACCACCTGTTGTAAAAAGCATAGAGGCAAAGCGCGGTGGACTTGATGAAACTTTATTAGACAAATGTATTAGTTTAAAAGATTCAGTTGTACTCCTAAATAGGCAGTATAGAATGAATACAGCTATAATGGGCTTTAGCAATTCGTACTTTTATAAAAACGAATTAATTGCTGATGAAACAGTGGCTACACACGTTTTAGTGAACGATGAAGAATCTTACCTAAGTAAAAGCATTGAATTTATTGATACAGCTGGATGTAGTTTTGATGAAATCCAGAATCCTGAAACATTGAGTTATTCAAATCCAAAAGAAGGAAATATCCTTTTCAAACATTTACAACAACTTCTTATTGATTACTCAACTCAAACCGATTTAGCTTCCATTTCTATAGGAATAATTTCTCCTTACAAAGAACAGCGTGAGTGGTTAAAGGAAAACATCACACAGCTAGAATTAGAAAAAGGTAAATTAAGTTCTTTGAGTGTAAAAACAATTGACGGCTTCCAAGGAGAAGAAAGAGATGTTATCTATATTAGTCTTGTTCGAAGTAATGATAATCACGAAATTGGTTTTTTAAATGATTTGCGACGCATGAATGTTGCGATAACGCGGGCAAAGAAAAAACTCGTAGTGATTGGTGACAGCGCTACAATTGCTTCAAGCGACTTTTATCAAAGTTTTTTGGAGTATTGCGAAAAAAACGGAATGTACAGAACGGCCTGGGAATGGGCTAATTGA
- a CDS encoding SBBP repeat-containing protein, whose product MTNLKRHSKNLSLQNVFCKLIITINLFNVFSLVAQPEWAKQMGGPEGDIGACTAADLLGNIYSIGTFSGTSTFGTYNLTSDGKGDIFIAKSSAIDGKVKWAKRMGGSNEDVGNAIVCDPSGNIYFTGRFSGMAVFGSSVLTSNGSSDSFLAKLDSLGTILWVKKIGGTGNDGGLSLASDLQGNIFTCGYFQGIANFGTFTINPIGTNYNIFLMRTNTTGNVAWVKNYGSSGYSIGTSVSCDAAGDVYMTGNFESAVTLGSYTLSSEKYQDIFISKHYGSTGNVAWASSSGGSGNDNGNGIVAGSDGYVFTTGKFENSCAFSTTTLTSIGSADMFISKRNASDGSLIWVHQFGATGYEQGSAIAQDQNGYIYVAGQFSGFVGFDDKMLISNGNTDAFLIKLKKDAGTVQWALGMGGLNVDCAYGICVGLDEALFCTGFFQSNADLAGFKLVTNGLTDAFVLKLTSTTVGIEEIKSLNSLLQISPQPFSTELNISMNKQNLKPYQLSLTDLSGKIIFQFNSNQTEQHLNLESLAAGIYILSIQEKMGEKVFKKIIKN is encoded by the coding sequence ATGACAAATTTAAAACGTCATTCTAAAAATCTAAGCTTACAAAATGTGTTTTGTAAATTAATTATTACGATTAATTTATTTAATGTTTTTAGTTTAGTTGCCCAACCCGAATGGGCAAAACAGATGGGTGGGCCTGAAGGCGACATTGGTGCTTGCACTGCAGCCGATTTACTCGGAAATATTTACTCTATAGGTACATTTAGTGGAACCTCTACATTCGGAACGTATAATTTAACGTCAGACGGGAAGGGAGATATATTTATCGCTAAATCGAGTGCTATTGATGGAAAGGTGAAGTGGGCGAAACGAATGGGTGGTTCCAATGAAGATGTAGGAAACGCCATTGTTTGCGACCCTTCTGGAAATATTTATTTCACAGGAAGATTCAGCGGAATGGCCGTGTTTGGTAGTTCTGTATTAACGTCCAATGGATCTTCTGACTCTTTCCTGGCGAAACTAGACTCTCTTGGCACAATTTTATGGGTAAAAAAAATAGGTGGCACAGGCAATGATGGTGGTTTGTCGCTGGCAAGTGATTTACAAGGAAATATATTTACTTGTGGTTACTTTCAAGGAATCGCAAATTTTGGAACATTTACAATTAATCCTATAGGAACGAATTATAATATTTTTCTGATGCGAACAAATACTACTGGCAATGTAGCTTGGGTTAAAAATTATGGAAGTTCTGGGTATTCCATCGGAACATCAGTAAGTTGTGATGCTGCAGGAGATGTATATATGACAGGTAATTTTGAAAGTGCTGTTACATTGGGATCATATACTTTGTCTTCAGAAAAATATCAAGATATTTTTATTTCAAAACATTATGGAAGTACTGGAAATGTTGCTTGGGCAAGTTCCTCAGGTGGTTCAGGAAATGATAACGGTAATGGAATTGTTGCTGGTTCTGACGGATATGTTTTTACGACTGGAAAATTCGAAAACAGTTGCGCTTTTAGCACCACAACACTAACTTCAATCGGAAGCGCAGATATGTTTATTTCGAAACGCAATGCTAGTGACGGTTCACTTATTTGGGTGCATCAGTTTGGTGCAACAGGTTATGAACAGGGAAGTGCGATAGCGCAAGATCAAAATGGATATATTTATGTTGCCGGACAATTCAGTGGTTTTGTAGGTTTTGATGATAAAATGCTGATTTCAAATGGCAACACAGATGCCTTTTTAATTAAATTAAAAAAGGATGCAGGTACTGTGCAATGGGCTCTGGGAATGGGCGGCTTGAATGTTGATTGTGCATATGGTATTTGTGTTGGTCTTGATGAAGCACTGTTTTGTACTGGTTTTTTTCAGTCAAACGCCGACTTGGCTGGTTTTAAACTAGTCACAAATGGACTAACAGATGCGTTTGTTTTAAAACTAACAAGCACAACTGTTGGCATCGAAGAAATTAAATCTTTAAATTCCTTACTGCAAATATCGCCTCAGCCTTTCAGCACAGAATTAAATATTTCAATGAATAAACAAAACCTGAAACCCTACCAACTTTCGCTAACTGATCTTTCCGGTAAAATAATTTTTCAATTCAATTCTAACCAAACAGAGCAACATTTGAACTTAGAATCATTGGCTGCTGGGATATACATTCTTTCAATTCAAGAAAAGATGGGAGAAAAAGTATTTAAAAAAATTATTAAAAACTAG
- a CDS encoding PhoH family protein: MAKRAGKTSIGERKIFVLDTSVIIYDHTAMRNFAEHDVVIPITVLEELDNFKKGNDTKNYSAREFTRYIDKHSQESLQNWTSINGPTRGKFKIELNSSSKVNAEKIFDDRKADHRILNTALYVSETHPGRKVILVTKDVNLRIKAKSLNLLAEDYETGKIKSVDELYTGNTEDVKATNEQITNIYNKGNSPAKPILKKGGVPNHYYVLKNGSQSVLARYDKENDSMERVIKTAAFGVIPKNAEQAFALDAIMNPDIKLVTIQGVAGTGKTLLSLAGALELRRNYHQIYLARPVVPLSNKDIGYLPGDVNSKLNPYMEPLWDNLKYIRSLFSEKDKEHKQLNEMVEAQKLVVCPLAYIRGRSLSNVFFIVDEAQNLTPHEVKTIITRAGENTKIIFTGDIHQIDTPYLDSQSNGLSYMIDKLKGQTLYAHITLEKGERSALANLANDLL; this comes from the coding sequence ATGGCTAAACGCGCAGGCAAAACAAGTATCGGTGAACGAAAAATATTTGTGTTAGATACCTCTGTTATTATTTACGACCACACTGCAATGAGAAATTTTGCAGAACACGATGTGGTAATTCCAATTACAGTTCTTGAAGAGTTAGATAACTTTAAAAAGGGCAATGATACAAAGAATTATTCAGCGCGGGAATTTACGCGGTATATTGATAAACATAGTCAGGAAAGCCTTCAAAACTGGACGTCCATTAACGGACCAACCCGTGGAAAATTCAAAATTGAACTTAATAGTTCTTCAAAAGTAAACGCGGAAAAAATATTTGATGACCGTAAAGCCGATCACCGTATTTTAAATACTGCTTTGTATGTTTCAGAAACGCATCCAGGCCGTAAAGTAATTTTGGTGACTAAGGACGTGAATCTGCGCATCAAAGCGAAGAGTCTAAATTTACTAGCGGAGGATTACGAAACCGGTAAAATTAAATCGGTTGATGAGCTTTATACTGGCAACACAGAGGATGTTAAAGCAACCAACGAACAAATTACCAACATTTATAATAAAGGAAATTCTCCTGCCAAACCAATTTTAAAAAAGGGCGGTGTGCCAAATCATTACTACGTTTTAAAAAATGGTTCACAAAGCGTTTTAGCACGGTATGATAAGGAAAACGATTCTATGGAGCGTGTAATTAAAACCGCTGCCTTTGGTGTAATTCCTAAAAATGCTGAGCAAGCATTTGCTCTGGATGCAATTATGAATCCTGATATTAAACTGGTAACTATTCAAGGTGTTGCTGGAACAGGAAAAACTTTACTATCTCTGGCAGGAGCATTAGAACTAAGAAGAAATTATCACCAAATTTATTTGGCGCGCCCTGTGGTCCCTTTAAGTAATAAAGACATTGGATACTTACCAGGTGATGTTAACAGTAAGCTAAACCCATATATGGAGCCGCTTTGGGATAATTTAAAATACATCCGTAGTTTGTTTAGTGAAAAAGATAAAGAGCATAAACAGCTAAACGAAATGGTGGAGGCGCAGAAACTGGTAGTATGTCCTCTTGCGTACATTCGTGGAAGAAGTTTAAGCAATGTCTTTTTTATTGTTGATGAAGCACAAAACTTAACGCCGCATGAAGTAAAAACAATTATTACTCGTGCCGGCGAAAACACTAAAATTATTTTCACAGGAGATATTCATCAAATAGATACGCCTTATCTCGATTCACAGAGTAATGGTTTAAGTTATATGATTGACAAATTAAAGGGACAAACATTATATGCGCATATTACTCTAGAAAAAGGAGAGCGCAGTGCTTTGGCTAATTTGGCTAACGACCTACTGTAA
- the bioB gene encoding biotin synthase BioB, giving the protein MLMIKNNWTKKEISEIYNRPLLDLVFEAASIHRKNNDYSEVQISSLISIKTGGCPEDCSYCPQAARYNTDVNTHGMMKLEEVKQVAQAAKDGGSSRLCMGAAWREVRDNRDFDKVLEMVKTVNALDIEVCCTLGMLNYEQAQKLKDAGLFAYNHNIDTSEEHYKNIISTRTYDDRLKTIENVRKADLTVCSGGIVGLGETVEDRVGMLHLLATLPKHPESVPINALVPVKGTPLENQTRVSIWDMLRMIATTRIIMPKTVVRLSAGRLEMTVPEQALCFMAGANSIFAGDKLLTTPNPSTQDDMQMFETLGLHARKAFKGTEREKEVVTN; this is encoded by the coding sequence ATGCTTATGATAAAAAATAATTGGACGAAAAAAGAAATTTCTGAAATTTATAACCGTCCCCTACTCGACCTGGTTTTTGAAGCCGCCAGCATTCACCGTAAAAACAATGATTATTCTGAAGTACAAATTAGTTCTTTGATATCAATTAAAACAGGAGGTTGCCCTGAAGACTGCTCTTACTGTCCACAAGCAGCGCGTTATAACACCGACGTTAATACGCACGGCATGATGAAATTGGAAGAAGTAAAACAGGTTGCACAAGCTGCTAAAGATGGCGGATCGTCGCGTTTATGTATGGGTGCTGCCTGGAGAGAAGTGCGCGATAACCGCGATTTTGACAAGGTGTTAGAAATGGTGAAAACTGTGAATGCCCTGGATATTGAAGTGTGTTGCACCTTAGGCATGCTAAACTACGAACAAGCGCAAAAATTAAAAGATGCGGGATTATTTGCATACAATCACAACATTGATACTTCAGAAGAACATTATAAAAATATTATAAGTACAAGAACGTACGATGACCGTTTAAAAACAATTGAAAATGTTCGCAAAGCAGATCTCACTGTTTGCTCTGGCGGCATTGTTGGTTTAGGTGAAACAGTGGAGGATAGAGTTGGTATGCTTCATTTATTAGCAACCCTTCCAAAGCATCCAGAATCTGTTCCTATTAACGCACTCGTTCCTGTAAAGGGGACTCCTCTTGAAAATCAAACGCGTGTTTCAATATGGGATATGTTGCGTATGATTGCTACGACAAGAATTATAATGCCTAAAACAGTGGTGCGTCTTTCTGCCGGAAGATTGGAAATGACAGTACCAGAACAAGCTTTGTGTTTTATGGCAGGAGCCAATTCAATTTTTGCTGGTGATAAATTATTAACTACACCAAATCCTTCTACGCAAGATGATATGCAGATGTTTGAAACACTAGGTCTTCATGCACGCAAGGCTTTTAAAGGAACTGAGCGTGAAAAGGAAGTTGTGACAAACTAA
- a CDS encoding aminotransferase class I/II-fold pyridoxal phosphate-dependent enzyme — protein MELVNKKIQDKLQEALDKRLEASLYRSLQANDALIDFCSNDYLSFARSEKIKTAVTQTLQDFDFLSGSTGSRSISGNTVFAENLEKKIAQFHQAEAGLIFNSGYDANVGLFSCIASKGDTIICDELIHASIIDGCRLSHATRYRFAHNNLSDLEKKLTHATGTIFVAVESIYSMDGDSSDLRRISGLCDKYNANLIVDEAHATGVYGENGRGLVNHFKLENKVFARIHTFGKAMGCHGAIVLGKETLRNYLINFARSFIFTTALPASSLINISCAYHALEEVNFDNAFLHILIQRFKNNFKGVDGVYVIEGESPIQSVVIGGNEKTRRVAQQLQAAGFDVRAILSPSVPVGKERLRISLHMHNTEKQVDELCSTLTKILSS, from the coding sequence ATGGAACTAGTTAACAAGAAAATTCAAGATAAACTTCAGGAAGCGCTTGATAAGAGACTTGAAGCTTCTTTGTATAGATCGTTACAAGCGAATGATGCACTCATAGACTTTTGTTCGAACGATTACTTAAGTTTTGCTCGCTCTGAAAAAATAAAAACTGCTGTGACACAAACTTTACAAGATTTCGATTTTTTATCCGGCTCAACCGGCTCTCGTTCGATATCCGGAAACACGGTATTCGCTGAAAATCTGGAAAAAAAGATTGCGCAATTTCATCAAGCAGAAGCAGGATTAATTTTTAATTCAGGGTATGATGCCAATGTTGGCTTGTTTTCGTGCATAGCCTCTAAAGGCGACACAATTATTTGTGATGAATTAATTCATGCTAGCATCATTGATGGCTGTCGTTTAAGTCACGCCACACGTTATCGATTTGCGCATAATAATTTGAGTGATTTAGAAAAAAAACTCACCCATGCAACGGGAACAATTTTTGTGGCTGTTGAATCTATTTATTCGATGGACGGAGACAGTAGTGACTTAAGAAGAATTTCAGGACTCTGTGATAAATACAATGCAAATTTAATAGTGGATGAGGCCCATGCTACAGGTGTTTACGGCGAAAATGGACGAGGACTTGTAAATCACTTTAAATTGGAAAATAAAGTCTTCGCAAGAATTCACACTTTTGGAAAAGCAATGGGTTGTCATGGTGCAATTGTGCTTGGCAAAGAAACTCTTCGTAATTATCTCATTAATTTTGCTCGCTCATTTATTTTTACAACAGCATTGCCAGCATCATCTCTGATAAATATTTCATGTGCATATCATGCATTGGAAGAAGTAAACTTTGATAATGCTTTTCTACACATTTTGATTCAGCGATTTAAAAACAACTTTAAAGGCGTTGACGGGGTTTATGTAATCGAAGGAGAAAGCCCTATTCAAAGTGTGGTAATTGGAGGGAATGAAAAAACGCGAAGAGTTGCACAACAACTGCAAGCCGCGGGCTTTGACGTAAGAGCCATTTTAAGTCCATCTGTTCCAGTTGGAAAAGAGCGACTAAGAATTAGTCTTCATATGCACAATACAGAAAAGCAAGTTGATGAATTATGTTCAACATTAACTAAAATTTTAAGCTCATGA
- the bioD gene encoding dethiobiotin synthase, which yields MRTIVIAGIGTEVGKTVVSAVLVEALQADYWKPIQAGDLEHSDTLKVQKLVSSKQSFFHSEKYRLNTPMSPHAAAEIDSTEINLKALNIPETKNNLIIELAGGLMVPLNSEKLNLDLLKSWMVPVILVSKNYLGSINHTLLSLEVLKTNKVPVLGIIFNGIENKSTEEFILNYSNMHCIGRIEELPELNKKIIKVQAEKIKSELQKLL from the coding sequence ATGAGAACAATTGTTATAGCAGGTATAGGAACAGAGGTTGGTAAAACAGTTGTTTCAGCGGTTCTTGTTGAAGCATTGCAAGCAGACTACTGGAAACCGATTCAGGCAGGAGATCTTGAACATAGCGACACTTTAAAGGTTCAAAAATTAGTAAGTTCAAAGCAGAGTTTTTTCCATTCTGAAAAATACCGTTTAAACACGCCCATGTCGCCACACGCGGCTGCAGAAATAGATAGTACAGAAATAAACTTGAAAGCCTTAAACATTCCTGAAACTAAAAACAACCTGATTATTGAATTAGCGGGAGGCTTGATGGTTCCTCTTAATTCGGAAAAATTAAATCTTGATCTTTTAAAAAGCTGGATGGTACCTGTGATTTTAGTATCCAAAAATTATTTAGGTAGTATTAATCATACTTTATTGTCGCTGGAAGTTTTAAAAACAAATAAGGTTCCTGTATTAGGTATTATTTTCAATGGGATTGAGAATAAAAGTACGGAAGAGTTTATTTTAAACTATTCCAACATGCACTGTATTGGAAGAATTGAAGAATTACCTGAATTAAATAAAAAAATTATTAAAGTTCAAGCGGAAAAAATAAAATCTGAACTTCAAAAATTATTATAG
- the bioA gene encoding adenosylmethionine--8-amino-7-oxononanoate transaminase, with the protein MTLSERDATVIWHPYTQMKTAQTPIPILRGEGVYLFDENDKKYLDAVSSWWVNLHGHSHPYIAKKVSEQLSILEHAIFAGFTHEPGVSLAERLLKILPGNQSKLFYTDNGSTAVEVALKMAIQYWHNQGKEKNKIIVFEHAYHGDTFGSMSVSARSAFTTAFDSLLFDVISIPLPQKGKEKESVIMFESELKKHKNSIAAFIFEPLILGAGGMLMYEPEVLDSLISACKNEDILCIADEVMTGFGRTGKLFACEYLNEEPDIICLSKGITGGTMALGATSCKQKIYDAFLSDDKLKTLFHGHSYTANPIACAASLASLDLLLSEETKAFINRISKQHADFAKKLSAYSSIENIRYRGTIIAFDIKNKEGVSYFNSVRDEVYNFFLAHGIILRPLGNTIYIMPPYSISVKELEFIYEIIEKRFSN; encoded by the coding sequence ATGACCTTAAGCGAACGTGATGCTACTGTTATCTGGCATCCTTACACACAAATGAAAACAGCTCAGACACCCATACCTATCTTAAGAGGTGAAGGGGTTTATTTATTTGACGAAAATGATAAAAAATATTTAGATGCTGTTTCTTCCTGGTGGGTAAATTTGCACGGACATTCACATCCCTATATCGCAAAAAAAGTCTCTGAGCAACTAAGTATTTTAGAACATGCTATTTTTGCTGGCTTTACCCATGAACCAGGGGTTTCACTTGCAGAAAGGCTTTTGAAAATTCTTCCCGGAAATCAAAGCAAACTGTTTTATACCGACAACGGATCTACAGCTGTTGAAGTCGCTTTAAAAATGGCGATTCAATATTGGCATAATCAAGGAAAGGAAAAAAACAAAATCATAGTCTTTGAACACGCTTATCATGGAGACACTTTTGGCTCAATGTCTGTAAGCGCTCGCAGTGCATTCACTACAGCATTTGATTCTTTACTATTTGATGTTATTTCAATTCCACTTCCTCAAAAAGGAAAAGAAAAAGAAAGTGTTATTATGTTTGAATCTGAACTAAAAAAACACAAGAATAGTATTGCAGCATTTATATTTGAACCTCTTATACTTGGAGCGGGTGGCATGCTGATGTATGAACCTGAAGTTTTGGATTCTCTGATTTCAGCTTGCAAAAACGAAGATATTCTTTGCATTGCAGATGAAGTAATGACCGGTTTTGGAAGAACAGGAAAATTATTTGCTTGTGAGTACTTAAACGAGGAGCCGGATATTATTTGTCTATCAAAGGGCATTACTGGCGGCACAATGGCTCTTGGCGCCACAAGTTGTAAGCAAAAAATATACGATGCTTTTCTTTCAGATGATAAATTAAAAACCTTGTTTCACGGTCATTCTTATACCGCTAATCCAATCGCTTGTGCGGCAAGTTTGGCAAGTTTAGACTTATTGCTTTCGGAAGAAACAAAAGCTTTCATTAACAGAATTTCAAAACAACATGCTGATTTTGCTAAAAAACTAAGCGCTTATTCATCCATAGAAAACATTCGTTATAGAGGTACAATTATTGCTTTTGATATTAAAAACAAAGAAGGTGTTAGCTATTTTAACTCGGTACGCGATGAAGTTTATAATTTTTTTCTTGCCCATGGAATTATATTGCGTCCGCTCGGAAACACCATTTATATAATGCCACCCTACTCCATTTCAGTCAAAGAACTTGAGTTTATTTATGAAATAATAGAAAAGAGATTTTCAAATTAA